From the genome of Scytonema hofmannii PCC 7110, one region includes:
- the iscB gene encoding RNA-guided endonuclease IscB, which produces MITNSVFVESKNGKILKPTTPARARILQTQGKAKKLKLFPFTLVLDKEIDENVEPYLELRIDPGSRFSGVSLVDLIKNEVIWAMELEHRGLAIRMELIKRAGVRRSRRSRRLRYRQKRFDRKKPDGWLPPSLRHRLLTTETWIKRLLKVAPIKSIAIESVKFDLQKLETADIEGIEYQQGTLFGYTLREALLEHWGRECVYCGKTDVPLQIEHINARSKGGSDRFSNLTLSCDSCNQKKGNKPVEQFLQNKGETLKKIKSHQKKSLSDASAVNSTRKAIFEMTHKFELPVISGDGASTKMIRIKSGLPKAHWIDSACVGTDQIVKLRICQPLRVTCTGHGTRQVQRVNAKGFPAIARIKKNLVTGKKEVKLVSKNQKYTHATTGDYVIFNLLKDRKHIKAGIYRARVKTPTQKGVEVLISGHRIAVDRQYVKLIHQSDGYEYSFTTIDPDLLRFNAI; this is translated from the coding sequence ATGATTACCAATTCTGTATTCGTCGAGAGTAAAAATGGAAAAATCCTAAAACCAACAACACCAGCTAGAGCTAGAATTCTTCAAACACAGGGCAAAGCTAAAAAACTCAAGCTATTTCCATTTACTCTAGTTTTAGATAAGGAAATTGATGAAAATGTAGAACCATATTTAGAACTGAGGATCGATCCCGGAAGCCGATTTTCGGGAGTTTCTCTAGTGGATTTAATTAAGAATGAGGTTATATGGGCAATGGAATTAGAACACCGAGGATTAGCCATAAGAATGGAATTGATTAAAAGAGCAGGTGTTCGTCGTTCTAGAAGATCCAGAAGACTTCGCTATCGTCAAAAGAGATTCGATCGGAAAAAGCCAGATGGTTGGCTACCACCTAGTTTACGACATCGGTTGTTAACCACTGAGACATGGATTAAACGATTACTGAAAGTAGCACCAATTAAATCCATTGCCATAGAATCTGTGAAATTCGATCTGCAAAAATTGGAGACAGCTGATATAGAAGGTATTGAATATCAGCAAGGTACACTTTTCGGTTACACCCTACGTGAAGCACTCCTAGAACACTGGGGTAGAGAATGTGTTTATTGCGGTAAGACAGATGTACCCCTGCAAATAGAACACATTAATGCACGAAGTAAGGGAGGTAGCGATCGCTTTTCTAATTTAACCCTATCTTGTGACTCATGTAACCAAAAAAAGGGGAATAAACCAGTAGAGCAATTTCTGCAAAACAAAGGCGAAACTCTCAAAAAAATTAAATCACACCAAAAAAAGTCATTAAGTGATGCATCTGCTGTTAACTCAACTCGTAAAGCCATATTTGAGATGACTCATAAATTTGAGTTACCCGTAATTAGTGGAGATGGTGCATCTACTAAAATGATTCGCATTAAAAGCGGATTGCCAAAAGCTCATTGGATTGATAGTGCTTGTGTGGGAACTGACCAAATTGTGAAATTGCGAATCTGCCAACCATTACGTGTTACTTGTACTGGACATGGCACAAGGCAAGTACAAAGAGTTAATGCTAAAGGCTTTCCGGCAATTGCTAGGATCAAGAAAAATCTCGTTACTGGTAAAAAAGAAGTCAAGTTAGTCAGTAAAAATCAGAAATACACTCATGCGACGACAGGTGATTATGTGATTTTCAATTTACTGAAAGATCGCAAGCATATCAAAGCGGGAATTTATCGTGCCAGAGTGAAAACTCCAACTCAAAAAGGAGTGGAAGTCTTAATTAGCGGTCATCGTATTGCCGTAGATCGACAATACGTCAAACTAATTCATCAATCTGATGGCTATGAATACAGTTTTACTACAATTGACCCTGATTTACTACGTTTTAACGCTATTTAA
- a CDS encoding MFS transporter yields MEKNTGTSAQPHILWLQVCSLAGVQGAITLSWLIYALYLPRLLAGFGFPASLAVWVLIVENALAVVMEPLFGALSDKAKHRIGRSFPFISVGVILSSAFFIAIPTLTVFFPPSDVTRIILLSVTIAWAMAMTVFRSPAIALLGRYAREVRKTEQFVVKPSNSVN; encoded by the coding sequence ATGGAAAAAAATACGGGAACCTCAGCACAACCACATATTTTATGGTTGCAAGTTTGCAGTTTGGCAGGAGTACAGGGAGCAATTACCCTAAGTTGGCTGATTTATGCTTTGTACTTGCCACGACTGTTGGCTGGGTTTGGTTTTCCTGCATCTTTGGCAGTATGGGTGCTGATTGTGGAGAATGCCTTAGCAGTGGTGATGGAACCACTATTTGGTGCGCTTTCCGATAAAGCTAAGCATCGAATAGGAAGGAGTTTTCCCTTCATTTCAGTTGGTGTGATTCTCTCATCAGCATTTTTTATTGCGATTCCAACTTTGACAGTTTTTTTTCCTCCTTCTGATGTCACACGTATTATTTTGCTATCAGTGACGATCGCATGGGCTATGGCAATGACTGTATTCCGCAGTCCGGCGATCGCACTTTTAGGAAGATATGCTAGAGAAGTCCGCAAAACGGAGCAATTCGTAGTGAAACCGAGTAATTCGGTTAACTGA
- the moeB gene encoding molybdopterin-synthase adenylyltransferase MoeB, whose product MLNPNLDEVQLTREEYERYSRHLILPEVGMEGQKRLKAASVLCIGTGGLGSPLLLYLAAAGIGRIGIVDFDVVDTSNLQRQVIHGTSWVGKPKIESAKNRIQEINPHCQVDLYETRLTSENALDIIRPYDIVVDGTDNFPTRYLVNDACVLLDKPNVYGSIFRFEGQATVFNYEGGPNYRDLYPEPPPPGMVPSCAEGGVLGILPGIIGVIQATETVKIILGNGTTLSGRLLLYNALDMKFRELKLRPNPIRPVIEKLIDYEQFCGIPQAKAQEEKQQMEIPEMTVQELKELLDGGAKDFVLLDVRNPHEYEIAKIPGSVLIPLPEIENGEGVTKVRELVNGHRLIAHCKSGMRSTKALNILKEAGIEGTNVKGGILAWSKEIDPSIPSY is encoded by the coding sequence ATGCTTAATCCCAATCTGGATGAAGTCCAGCTAACAAGAGAAGAATACGAAAGGTACTCCCGTCACCTCATTTTGCCTGAAGTGGGGATGGAAGGACAAAAACGCTTGAAAGCTGCTAGTGTTTTGTGTATCGGTACTGGCGGCTTGGGTTCGCCACTGCTATTGTATTTAGCAGCCGCTGGGATCGGACGCATCGGTATTGTTGATTTTGATGTTGTTGATACCTCCAATCTACAACGCCAAGTCATTCACGGCACGTCTTGGGTCGGAAAACCCAAGATTGAGTCAGCAAAAAATCGCATTCAAGAAATCAATCCCCACTGTCAGGTGGATCTATATGAAACTCGCCTGACTTCGGAAAATGCTCTCGATATTATCAGACCCTACGATATTGTGGTAGATGGTACCGATAACTTCCCAACACGGTATTTGGTCAATGATGCTTGCGTATTGTTAGATAAGCCCAACGTTTACGGTTCTATTTTCCGTTTTGAAGGACAAGCTACAGTCTTTAACTACGAGGGTGGACCAAACTACCGCGATCTTTACCCAGAACCACCACCACCAGGAATGGTTCCTTCGTGTGCAGAAGGTGGCGTACTGGGAATTTTGCCAGGGATAATTGGTGTTATCCAAGCTACGGAAACTGTCAAAATTATTCTCGGCAATGGGACGACTTTAAGTGGGCGATTGTTGCTGTACAATGCTTTAGACATGAAGTTTCGGGAATTGAAGTTGCGTCCCAACCCAATTCGCCCAGTGATTGAAAAGCTGATAGACTACGAGCAATTCTGCGGTATCCCACAAGCCAAAGCACAAGAGGAGAAACAGCAGATGGAAATCCCAGAAATGACAGTGCAAGAGTTGAAGGAATTGCTAGATGGCGGTGCAAAAGATTTTGTGTTGCTAGATGTCCGCAATCCTCACGAGTACGAAATAGCCAAAATTCCCGGTTCTGTTTTAATACCGTTACCAGAGATTGAAAACGGTGAAGGAGTTACTAAGGTAAGGGAATTAGTGAACGGTCATCGATTGATTGCCCATTGTAAATCGGGTATGCGTTCGACAAAAGCCTTAAATATTCTCAAAGAAGCAGGGATTGAGGGGACAAACGTAAAGGGTGGTATTCTTGCTTGGAGCAAAGAAATCGACCCATCAATACCGAGTTATTAG
- a CDS encoding Mov34/MPN/PAD-1 family protein yields MNLNSEHLQTIYSHAETTYPEECSGLLLGSLTDKNKTVLEVIPTENTWSETSDPLCDSTATKQRRYAIAPQVMLQVQKDARDRNLNIIGIYHSHINNPANPSELDRQLAWQEYSYIIVSVMNGKAADIKSWVLDDDHQFQQEAINTGSPKE; encoded by the coding sequence GTGAATCTCAACTCAGAACACCTCCAAACCATCTACTCCCACGCCGAAACCACTTATCCAGAAGAGTGCAGCGGGCTGCTGTTAGGTTCCCTAACCGACAAAAACAAAACAGTGCTAGAAGTCATACCTACAGAAAATACTTGGTCAGAGACATCAGACCCCTTATGTGATAGTACAGCGACTAAACAACGAAGATACGCGATCGCACCCCAAGTGATGCTGCAAGTCCAAAAAGATGCACGCGATCGCAACCTTAATATAATAGGTATTTATCACTCCCACATCAACAATCCAGCAAATCCTTCAGAATTGGACCGCCAGCTAGCTTGGCAAGAATACTCATATATTATTGTCTCCGTAATGAATGGCAAAGCTGCTGACATAAAAAGTTGGGTATTGGACGATGACCATCAATTCCAACAAGAAGCAATCAACACGGGGAGTCCCAAGGAATAA
- a CDS encoding GxxExxY protein, translated as MNADGRRWELNEITERIIGCSFTVGRGLGCGFLEKVYENALTYELRQAGLFVEQQYEIEVQYKGVVVGRFVADLLVEKRVLVELKAVKSLDEIHFAQCLNYLKATNLNICLLINFGNPKVEFKRIVQNL; from the coding sequence ATGAACGCAGACGGACGCAGATGGGAATTGAATGAGATTACAGAACGGATTATTGGTTGTTCTTTTACGGTTGGGAGAGGTTTGGGATGTGGGTTTCTGGAAAAGGTTTATGAGAATGCGTTGACTTATGAGTTACGACAAGCTGGGTTGTTCGTTGAACAACAGTATGAGATTGAGGTGCAATATAAGGGCGTAGTTGTCGGGAGATTCGTAGCCGACTTATTGGTAGAAAAACGTGTGTTAGTCGAACTAAAAGCCGTAAAATCCCTAGACGAAATCCACTTTGCACAATGCCTCAACTACCTAAAAGCTACAAATCTTAACATATGCCTATTAATCAACTTTGGCAATCCAAAAGTAGAATTTAAACGCATCGTTCAAAATCTATAA
- a CDS encoding carbonic anhydrase — protein sequence MSRINGFVGRRNFLLGAAGFATAGGLLWYQRPNSILQAEGADANPVNPRPVTSTEALKRLLEGNQRFVDQKRKYPDQSLKRVQLLAKGQYPFASVLGCADSRVPAEIIFDQGLGNLFVVRVAGNVASDIAIGSLEYATSVLGSQLIVVLGHKKCGAVIEALQEKPAPGRISFIVEGIRPAVARVRLSKGDVRENAIAANIKYQAEKLQSRSTILANLIQKGKLQIVSAYYDIDTGKVSITT from the coding sequence ATGAGTCGAATTAATGGATTTGTAGGGCGTCGTAATTTTTTGCTGGGTGCAGCTGGCTTTGCCACAGCTGGTGGCTTACTTTGGTATCAACGACCAAATTCTATACTACAAGCAGAGGGTGCAGATGCAAATCCAGTAAATCCCCGTCCAGTGACTTCTACAGAAGCTTTAAAACGATTGCTGGAAGGGAACCAACGATTTGTAGATCAAAAGCGTAAATATCCCGACCAATCACTGAAACGCGTGCAATTGCTGGCAAAAGGTCAGTATCCTTTTGCATCCGTATTAGGTTGTGCAGATTCTAGGGTACCGGCAGAAATTATCTTTGACCAAGGGCTTGGTAATCTTTTTGTTGTGCGTGTTGCAGGGAATGTCGCTAGTGATATAGCTATAGGAAGTTTAGAATATGCCACATCAGTTTTGGGTTCCCAACTCATAGTCGTGTTGGGACATAAAAAATGCGGTGCTGTTATAGAAGCACTACAAGAGAAGCCAGCTCCAGGTAGGATTAGCTTTATTGTCGAGGGGATCAGACCAGCTGTCGCGAGAGTTAGGCTAAGTAAAGGTGATGTTCGGGAAAATGCGATCGCAGCTAATATCAAATATCAGGCAGAAAAATTACAAAGTCGCTCGACGATTTTGGCTAACCTTATTCAGAAAGGAAAACTACAAATTGTAAGTGCTTATTACGATATTGATACTGGTAAAGTGTCTATTACAACGTAG